The DNA segment gaaaagcagcctgctctgtcctttcttatacagggcccgagcctgctctgaccagtccactttgtggtcaaggtgcacacccaagtatttgtaggtgtgaacaacctcaatactctctctgttgatgatgacaggttgatgatgagagggcttcctgccaaagtcaatgatcaactccttcgtcttagaggtgttcagaataagaccattgtccctgctccaggtggtgaatcctgGACCAGGGACCAAGTAGGGACCAAGTAGaaaaggaggcagagctttcagctatcaggctccttgCATGTGGAACTGGCTTCCAGTTTCTgttagggaggctgacacagtctctgcttttgAGGTCAAGCCTCAGACCATTTCTATTTAGTAAAGCTTCAGTTAGGTCTGGTCCAGGCCTCCCTGGACCATCTTCtttgtggtgctgctggaggttgAGACTCAAAATCACATCTTAAAACTCATAGGAACAACACAGACCAACATTaacaaacaaaaggaacaaaactaataaaaaaaacatcctgttaCAAATTCCCTGTTAGTTTtgttattgatgtttttttcattttagtcaGGCATCCCGTTTGGATAGCTATGGGTCCTAGTAAGACGGGTTTTTGGGCGGAGCTTATCATCGGTGCGACTGCCGGTGGCTTAGTTCACAGAGAATGTGTTCATGAAGAGAGCGAGTCGATATAAATTCATAAAGCATGTTAGTATTCATGTCAGACAAATGTTGTGCACCTTTATTAGCATGTTTAGCCGCCGTGTGTGTTTTAAGTGGGCCCTTTTGAGTGTAGATTCAGTTCTTTCATGggtgaagctaatgctaatcggcTAGCTGTGCTATGCTGTCTGTATTATCCTAtgctgtgtgtatgtgggaTGCTAGCTAGGCTAATTTATTCAGTCTTTTGATTGCCCTAGCTCCATGTGATGATGATTATACTTTAATCCTGTTGCACGGGATTGTTTGTTATCATTGTTGATTATTTGTGTATCTTATTGTCTTATTGTGTTACATAAaccattcatttattcatcagtCTCTCATTCATTTGTTGatcagggttgggagggttacttttaaattgtaatccagtacaattgcaagttacttgtcaaaaattgtaatcagtaacttactctaattacttcaattaaaaagtaacgtaccagattacttttagttttagattacttcaccagcaaacagaaaataaggATAAATACAATGTGTCGTCCTCACAGTGTATGGACAAAAACTCTACACAGtgaacactaaatgctctgagtgttatgAACTCTGCagaactctgtgttcagctccaattaataccaacaacatgacatcctctaaacctactgagaatctgactttctttctgactcaggatcagaaccatcagttcagactgtgttcctccagtagttctacagtccagcagcaccaggacccgcattgacagtgttaacacgcatttatattatatactcagtctgctgtgtagctgtactgctgcagtgaggagcagtgctttgtgttcaggtatgccaagcaaagtatttttttaagagttcagagttgattcattcctcagtgacagaaggaaacatgcagtctccaataaatcctccatacaggatgaagatattattgcctccatcaaattcttctgagttcagcctggtgaggctgcagttctcagcagcaggttactgacaggtttacatggttttaaagtgtaattacatacgtgttacagcgtaataaTATGTGTGTTACGGTTTAATTATatgtgttttaaagtgtgtgtgtgtgtgtgtgtgtgtgtgtgtgtgtgtgtgtgtgtcggccgATGCCAATAAAAGTACAATTGTTTTATCTAATCCAGATGAGAATCCATTAAGAGGGAGCATGCTCCGTTCTTGGCCTAGGGCACAGTATATACAGCGGGGTGCCGTGACCGTACACGTGGGCGCCCCTATGCTCCGTGTcagcaccgcaccgcaccgtaCCACACCGCTCCGACGGGGCGCTCATCTCGGGCTCGTCTAGGGCGCCTAACAAGCCCGGGCTGGCTCTGACTGGAGGATCTTCTGCTAACATTACCCACTGTGTGTTCATATCATGTTAGAAGTAGCTTCCTAAATGCTGGGAATATGTGTGCTGAGCCAAATTCACTTTCCGTTCTTATTTTAGTCTTTGGCCTGGacagcaaaacacagaaaattacaagaGTTCAGGACTAAATCTTCCCCATATTCAACATATTTTTCCATGATTGAATTTTGGTTCCGAGGTTAGTAAGAGAACATTGAAACTCAGACCAACAGCCATGCAGAAACTTTAATTTGACTTCCAGGTTAAGGTACACTCCGGTTTCAGAGAAGCTAATAGCTCATATTGGAAATTAAGAGGTTATTAAAATGTGGAACATTTGCTCTTCGTGCTCCTCTGACACATGTTTATTAACTCCATCCTTCAACTCAACACTACCGCCTCATGTTCCATCACTTCTCCACGTGATGAGAAGCTTGGACTTTCTCACATTATTTCACGGAGCAGTGTAGGAGATCGTTCTCCTCTCGCCGTGTCGAGGGAGCCCGGCTGGGAATGCGATGCACTAAACATGAGTTCCTGTCAGTGGAGCCTGGCGTGTCGGGAGCTGAACGGAGTTCACACACAGCATCTCCCTCCATGGCGCAGAGCTCCGTGGAGTCTGCCGTGTCTGAACGTGAAGCTGTCACACATTCAGCTGGAGGgagaactttgaaaagcagagaaCGTGCCAAAATAGCAGGTTTTTAGCACCCTAAGCACGTCGTTACAGGATTCATGTCATGGAATTACTGTCAGTTTTCATCAGGCGTATTGTTtctgtctggatgggtttcctctcCGTTGGGAGGCGATGATCTACTCGTCCTCCTCGTACAGCACCTCGTCGATGAGCACGTCGTTGTCGTCCACGGGGATCTGCTCACACAGCTGCTCTTTGAAGGCCAAGGCGATGGTGTAGGGCTTCCCTCTGGGGTGCTGCATGCAGCGCTCCAGGTAGGTGTCGTAGAAGCCCTTCCCTCGGCCCAGGCGGTTCCCCGAGCGGTCGAAGCCCAGACCCGGCATCAAGATCAGGTCCACGCCTCCTGGAGAGCCGGGCAGACATCAGAGGACAGGATGTCGTGatctgtttcagtgtgtggTGCATTTAATGTTTTATCACATTGACATGTTGATTCTGCAATTCTGCACCTCTATCAAAAACAACTAAGTGATTATTTCTACATggtaaaactagaatttggcactcagagagcgcagacctctgccacagctcaaatcagtcaccaacaacaataagaacaccatatataatataaaacattttatttctccccaacacaaacaatgtctgggagaaagctgtttgctgcatgttcatatctcaatgtgttgcctcacagtaaCTGACACTCCGGAGtccccctgtttttgtctgttctggatcctggtatccggaatacttccgtgatctggatcagcagctgatatctcttagagtcattgaagaacttacactgtaatgttttgctaagcccccttgtcatttattgttaagttatgcccaactatgtaaagactccctatctctcaatgataaagaatcctttaaaaaatccCTGGATCCAggcagtgatccggatcatcaccaaaatttaatggattctaagttagcccaagacccacctttccacaacgtttcattgcaatccgtccataactttttccataatgttgcaaacaaaccaaccaacaaaccaacaaaccgacgtgattacataacctccttggcaaGTCAAGTCAAATAAACGTCCTCGATCGGCTTCAGAAgtgggacaggaagtggaaagtCGTGACCGTCAGCAGACCGAGCCAGACTCCTGATCCATTTAGTGGAGTCTTGATGTAAATCTGGGAGTCTGGAGCTGATCGTAACTCATTTAGTGTCCCGACTCAGGAGtgagaaagcaaaacaaaagatgCAGGTTTAGAACAGAGAGGGCTttggcatcttttttttttcttattttttctatatagcgctttttaccctgcattaacagcccaaagcgctttacactgcattatcacactCCCCCATTCatacaccagtggaggcagctgccatgcaaggccaTGCAAGGGggaattcagggttcagtgtcttgcccaaggacactgacatgcagacagggggagacaggaattgaACTAACAACATCCCGATTGTGAGATGACGGCTCTCCCCACTGAAGCACagccgtccatccatctgttaGTAAACCACGACAACGCTTGGAGGTAAAATGCATCGTTTCAGTTTGAGAAAAGGTTGGTGAAACCACACATGGGCAGAGAACAGTACACTAAACGGCTACGAGCTccattgtcatggaaacggactcTCAGGACCCTACAAAAGTTTGCCGTTTTCACTTGTAAACGAGGCCGCGGGGTGTTAGCTTGTCTGAAACATGTCAGCCGTGCGGGCGTTGCCCACGGTAACGCCAGCGCGTACCTCCACTCAGCGCCTCCTCCCGGCTGCTGTCGTCGGCGGCCGGCTGGCGGATGTTCCAGGACGTCAGCGGCAGGGCGTCCATGTCCTGCAGGCTGTGCAGCCGCAGCATGTCCATGTGGTTGCTGTCGCTCTGGTATCGGGGGATGAAGCAGCTTTTGCCCCATTTGAAGACGTCCTTGATGATCTCCTGCGTGCAAACCTCATCGTTCATGCTGAGGAACAGGGCGATCCGCTGGGCTGACACGTACTTCGGGTGCTTCAACAGCTGAAAGGAAACAACGAGACCAGAAAGAATCACAGACTTTATCCGATGTGCTAAATCTAAATAGTTGATTTAATCAAGATTCTAATAACAAAGCTGCCTTCCTTGAGTGGGATGAAGTTTTCCTTTCTCCTTCACATGcactctgccagagcagaaacGATTAGAACAAGCTGAGTCAGTAATTATTTGATCAACAGAAAATTAACAACGCAGCAGCTGAATACAAAGTGTCCTGATTGCTTTGGTATTTGTAGGCCAAATAAAACCAATAGATCTGCATGACGAGCCACGAAAGTCTGGAGACACACTGCGACTTGGGATAATTAAGTgagaatttaaataaaatgaagtttttcaGCAACGTTTAGTTGATGATtgaacaaagacaacaaaataGAGCAATAAGTTAAACAGTTTCCTTCAAGTACGACTTGATCAAagtaacataaaaataaaactggaaacAACTGGTACTTCATcctcacagcaaaacaaacttcTGACTGGACAAATGTAACATCAAAAGACAATACCAGCATTCTTAAATAAAAGATTGGATCTTTGTGAATTTAAATCAAAAGGCCAGATctcacagaggagcagagctgcatTAGATTTCATCTGAGACCTGCAAACAGTTTCCTCCCCATGCGttacagagcagcagacacaggGACAGTTTCCTCCCCAGCCCGTCACCCTGATGAACTCTCAGTAATCACAGACACTGTAATAACACTCACTTAAGGGTATTTGCAGTACTTTTTACCAAAAGAACCCTGCCACTTCTAACCCTGTCACCTTGCACAAACACTGTAGATGTTGCGATTTTATAAtgtttctatttatatttcttaGATTTTATTCTCACCTtaattttcagtatttctgtaGAGCACTGAGAGTGAAAATCACACTGGAGTGAAATTCATTGTTTGTTGTACAAACTTGGTCAATAAAGTTGATTCTGGTAAAACAACATGATGTTTGAGTGCAGTTACAATTCAGGGAAGGCTGGATAAtcctggacagatcaccagtccatcacaggaggCAGGCACAGGCACAtgtacacacagacatacacactgTATAAAGTCAACCAATAAACTCAAATGCAAGCCTTGGGACTATGGAAGGAAGGTGgagggaaatgaaaaaaaaggaggagaacatgcaaattccatgTTAAATGGTATCATAACCCAAACTCGACAGCCATGCTGTGAGTGAACTTTAGCTTACATGCAAACTCactttttgtgtatttctttttctctctttttttgtagGGGGGGGATTAATATCATGGTTTAGTCATGTCTGGGATTAataatagtagtagtagtagcagtagtagtaataataatactaataactAGAAAAGCATTtggagagcgcagacctccaccaaaCAGCCCCAGATCTCTCCCAAAATCTCATCTCTTAACTTCCTGGCCAACCCTTTGGccttggtggaggtaataatAATACTGCCATCAtaaaagggagggaggggggctcttTACTCTGAAGCCCCCGACCCCCAGATGGTTTATCCACAGCACTGGGTTTTCTTTCGCCTCGTCTCCTCATAACATTTGGAAAGTTGCATTTTGTCCAGAGGGGGTGTACAGGCGGCCTTACCTTGTGTGAGACCACCAAGACTGCCGTCGCTTCTCGTCCTCGCTGAGAGCCGCGACCCTCCGCTTGATCTCCCTCCTCATCGCCTGTTTGGCTGCACGCAGAGCAGACATGCTGCGTTCACGAACGGCTTCAAAAGACAGCCGTGTAAATACAGAGTGGAGACGGAGACGGGAGCGCGTGCTTGCTGCTCGGTCGGGCGACGGAAGCTCGCTTCCAACATCTGCCCCTAACTTTAAAGTTAAAGATTAACGAGCAAGTGGACGTGAAGCAGTGAAAGTACACACGTTACAACAGACAGTGAACACATCACCCGGCGCGCTCTTCTTCTGCACTTTAAAGCCTCGATgtgactctactgccctctgctggctgcagcgCAAACTCACAGTCTGAGCAGCAAACTTACACTTTTCCCACCATTACTGGTATTTATTGGTACTTTTGAGTATTAATGGCAATTTAGTGacacttttaaacttttataaATACATTCTTCGTACTTTCCCCACCATTATTACTACTTCAAGTATGATTTTTCCACTATCACTGCTACTTTAGTTTGTAACTATTACTGGTACTTtattgatgcattttcactaTATAAAAACTAAGATAACATTGGTTGCAGTGTCGAAAATCACAATATTTCAATCAGTATATTTTTTAATATGCTCGTTAAAGTTGAAACCTATTGTGAAACACTGAAGTACATATAATGCAGAAATTATCCATTATTTATtgtcataataataattatgtTCCAATTATTAAAATGTCCTATTAAGGAGTAGAGAAGTTCATTATATGAAAATGGTCTCCATAGAAACGCTTTGTAGATAAACAACTATACTTGTGGAGTTGGATAAACTTCAGTGACAGCCAGTTTCTGACCAGGTGTTTGTCGATAATCTGTGGACAATCAAGGTTTTGTGAGGGTTTCAGCATGATGAAGAGAAAGAGGTCACAGAAGCGGTCAGTAAAGACAAACTTGCACTGATTCATAAACTCAGAGCCTGTTCACAACTTTCTCTGCCACTGCTACTGGAGCTGCTAGGAGCAAGTCAACACCAAAACTAGTTAAACACACATTAAGGTTAAGGTGAAGGTTATTTAATGctaactggagctgcagagttGATACATGTGAACTGTATGCACTTTCTATATGTCTAAAAGTTAAAACAAGGCTGCTTTCTGTAGTACAGCATCCTGTCCTgacctgcaggactgcagctgCCCAGCTGTTTGTGTATATTTTGCCACAACAGTGGTGTAAATATCGCCACAATAACCTTCAATGTTTCAACtctaaagcttttctttgttttggtgcagaatatgtgatgaaaatgtttatatttttacaaacGATAACAAttacaactaaaaaaaaaatactgcaatcTCAACATTAAGTCAACTTTAATGAAGCCTTCTAGtgcaaaacactgtgaaatgtaaacacaAACGTGTCTTACAGCTGCttcattatgcatgtttttcaaaatcACCTTGCAACCtatgctttctttctttttttaccatttggtttgatgggccagactggagcctcttgcgcAGGTTTTGCCCAGGAGCTTTACATTTGACGCCCCAGCCCTAAGCTAAGTTGGTTTTGCTTATTTGGAATGAGTTCTGTAAATGTAGCTGAATATGTTATCGATaatcattaaaatgtgatgtgGTGTTCCTCAGAGATGAGTGCTGGGATGCTTATGTGTCAAGATCGGACTATTGTAACACCTTATTAACTTATTCACGGTTCATTAGTAGTTTTGAAAGGCAGCGGAAAACTTGGATTTCTTCACTCTCTTTTTAGAAATAATTTCTGTTGTGGtttaatgttcatgtttttaaaagcagtctcaagattccttttcaacAAGATTTTTAACTAATGTCTCCTTTTTATCTGCTGTAGGatttttgaaattttattttattttatagggGCGGTGGGTGGTATcaccattttcatttttaacccctgtaaagcactttgtgctgcatttttggtCGTGCCATATAAATGatatttgattgattgattgattgattgactgatgtttgaccctaaccctaactcttGATTTGGACTGACCATTTACACTGCATGTCTTTGGAAACCAGAAAGCCCAGTcagacacaggaagaacatgtaaactctacactgtggaagatgctctataaggGATACCTGTTTATAGAAAACGGTGAAAAGCTGATAACTTAGGATTATTTTGTTAATATCTGAAGGAATTTCAACTGTTTTCCTTGAGTCCCCCAGCTGTCTGCTGTGCAGCATGACTTCCTCCCTTCCCCCAACCAGCTGTTTATTAGACGATATGTAATGATTGACGTGCGGCTCAGCCAATGGGCTTCGAGAGGTGGGCGTGGCCCGAGCcgtcagcagccaatcagagcgggCGGTGTGTCGGTCATTGTAGCTGGATGAGTATGATGTCGGATGTCAACTGGGtataaaggaagaaaaaggaggTGCAGAGAAGGAATTTGGGGCGCTTATCGAGGTCGGTCAGTCACGGAGTTTAACGCCGATAAGCTACAAGAGCCGGTAGAGAggccgcagcggcggcggcttgtgtctgtgcgtgtgtgcggaGCCTGGTAGCGATGCTTTTATTGGAACAAAAGGCTGctgttgaagcaggaagtgagcggTCGACTGTGTTGTTGACACTTTGAGTCTGTGGTCGCctcacttttctcttttctcacaCAGAAAAGGGTTTGATTTGTGACTGACAGGCGGTTCTGATCGGCTGTGAGTTTGTTTGGAGGGCTGTCCGCCTGGTTTGATAAGTTGTGTCTGCCTGAGTCATATCTCTGACAGTATCAGACGAGGAGGCTTCACACTTCTCATATTTTCTCATGTTTCCTCCCTCTACAGGAAATACTGACTTAAATTATCCTCATCTAACCCATAATGCTGCTATTTCGGTCACCTCTTGTCTTTATTCTTTGTATATACCGAGAGTGCAGAACGTCTGCAAAGAAAGACTCATTTTCTAGGACCTTTAAATGTTTCCCAACCTAGGGTCCATGACCTCCTTTTGGGTCCCCAGAGACTGCAAGAGGAGCCAATGCTTTGTTTGATCTGAGGATATTtacagtgtttcaaatgaaaacgtaTAGATTTTGTGtagaaaagttttgaaaacgatgttcgTTTAGACTGAAAAGCTGAAACATTATGAAGTTAGCATGTCAGGCTacaagttggcgctgttggttgttttttataatgaaactacacacgcTTGCATACAGGGAACAACACACTATCAACAACATTAATGGGAGAACACAGATGTTAGTTTGATCAGATGACCAGTTCAGATTGTTATTACcatgactgtcaactctaaaaccacccaggtccaggagaacctggactgggagtcccGCCACTCTGGAGTCTTTATTTCCCATGTAGCCGTGCATGAGCAGAATAATGGTTTGCTACAGCCGTGGTtcacatgcacagcagcagcggttCAGAAAAGTTATGTTTCCAACGTTCCCAGGGAGTCTGAGTGTTTTTAAATAGTTGCCTTTTCCTCATTTACACgaagtcggagcattttcagaaagttgcattatTCCCTgttcacacagagagacagagtcggagcattttcagaaaattgcCTTCTTCCCCACAGAGTCGGAGCGTTTTAGAGAAGTCCCACCTCAGGAGTTGTTTTCaacaagttgtgttttcatgcatgtgtgttttgtgcatcgTTATTTTAATGGAACTCTAGAAAAGTCAAGGAAAACCACCTAAAGACATCCTCAGGCTTGAAAAGCGGACTTGGGATCGATAGTTTGTCGGATCGAATCCCACCACTGACGTGTCACCACTGTGGAGccctgagcatgacctttgacccccatgTAGATTGATTCCAAACACTCGAACCGTTTGCTGTCCTTCTGAGGAAACGCCGGTTCGATTCCAGAATTCAAACCTTCTTGAAATACTTCTTGCTTCACCGTCAAACAACCTCAGTGTGTAGAGAAAGTGAGCGGTGGAGTTTCTGTGTGACAACTCTCCTGTctgatatgaacaagtgtgcACAATAGCGCCTGCTGTCAGGAGCCAGCCCGTCCTGTTCCCAGGTGAAGAATGGcttcacagtccaaaaacacactcagaaacGAAACAAAATGTAAGAGAGTACAGGTGTGattgaaatgaaagaaagaaatctgatACACTGCAccatttgtttctttaacaGTCAGAGGAAGAATGTGGAAACATGTTGTTTTATCTCAGCCTTATAATGTTTACTTCAACACTTCATAACGGTGATGTGTATTTGATCATAAACCTCAGTATTCTTTTGTGAAGTGTTGGACTGGTGTGAATAGTGAAGGGACTTCACTGCACCTCAGCACTCAGAGGTCTTCACACCAATATTCACCCTTTCACACACTGACGGCTGCCACACGGAGAGCCTGGCGTCCAGCTGTCCAGACTGAGGACAGGGTGAGACGGGGAGTCCAGTCAGTCGCTGAACTGGACCAGCTGAGTCTAAATCACCCAGAAACCGTTCAGCTTGAGATCTGTTGAGTTTAACCGAGTGGTTAAAAACTAGTTCCAGCTTCAGTTTTCGCAATGAATTTTGCAACAAGACAGTAAATGGCAAATAGAAAGATGtgatatttaaaaatgtcacGGTGAAGTCCACCACTATCAACCCAATCTGTGCTTCCAGTACTGATCTGTACCCTCCGACCCTTCTGCCCCCCCAGGAGGGACATGGCCCAGGAGACCAACCAGACCCAGGCCCCTCTGCTCTGTTCCACCGGCTGCGGTTTCTACGGCAACCCCAGGAACAATGGCATGTGCTCGGTGTGCTACAAAGACTTCCTTCAAAGACAGAACAGCAGCGGACACGTCAGCCCGGCAGGTGAGAGCCCGCTCGCAGAGGTCCTGCACCTTCATGGACTTTTCATTTCCAAACGTGTCGCTTGGTGTTTATTTAGAACCGAAAAGACAGTTTAGGGTTTGGGATGATTTGAAGATCATagtttttcttaaatttttttCTCAAGTAAAAATCATGACCTGTAGAGTTGCTCAATACATAAAGCCTGTAGGCCACAACCAGCCTGCAGGAGACCCCAACACagcccgccaaaccaccaagtaaCTGttacaatttcattttttaacacaTATTTTTAAGAGCAGAGATACAGCACAACACTGTGATcagagctgagatatcggtgatgctgccatgaagaATAGTGACCTTGTTGTGagcaaagccatgctgtcagggtgagtgtgtgaaaatgtgaaacattcaTAATGAAACAGCTACAGAAGAAGTTTGTTTTGGACGTTTTCTTTGTACTTTGCTTCACATTGTATCAGT comes from the Salarias fasciatus chromosome 1, fSalaFa1.1, whole genome shotgun sequence genome and includes:
- the mthfs gene encoding 5-formyltetrahydrofolate cyclo-ligase isoform X2, producing the protein MSALRAAKQAMRREIKRRVAALSEDEKRRQSLVVSFQLLKHPKYVSAQRIALFLSMNDEVCTQEIIKDVFKWGKSCFIPRYQSDSNHMDMLRLHSLQDMDALPLTSWNIRQPAADDSSREEALSGGGVDLILMPGLGFDRSGNRLGRGKGFYDTYLERCMQHPRGKPYTIALAFKEQLCEQIPVDDNDVLIDEVLYEEDE
- the mthfs gene encoding 5-formyltetrahydrofolate cyclo-ligase isoform X1, producing MNDEVCTQEIIKDVFKWGKSCFIPRYQSDSNHMDMLRLHSLQDMDALPLTSWNIRQPAADDSSREEALSGGGVDLILMPGLGFDRSGNRLGRGKGFYDTYLERCMQHPRGKPYTIALAFKEQLCEQIPVDDNDVLIDEVLYEEDE